A stretch of Leptospira hartskeerlii DNA encodes these proteins:
- a CDS encoding inositol monophosphatase family protein, producing the protein MESLAPPIDFPLEEVKKRVKSVQSVSGLILESARKLQKEIRVFGIVSDSEEKDRIHKADELMGKFLIDFIRQNFPNDSIISEDYFKHEGSNSFRWVLDPIDGSMNFVRGIPLYCVSVGLEHRETPVAGVVFAPELDTRYSAILSQGAFKNGLRIDVSNTDALARSLLVSSFPTNRKEILNEVISDITAFISCGRSMRRTGSFVLDTCWVAEGVLDGIWEKGVKLWDTVASSVILTEAGGKLTDFQGKHFLSGQAEVVASNGRIHKQIIDILRNVRISIGRN; encoded by the coding sequence ATGGAATCCTTAGCACCTCCCATAGATTTCCCTCTTGAAGAAGTGAAGAAGAGAGTGAAATCAGTCCAATCCGTATCCGGGCTTATACTGGAATCCGCTCGTAAACTCCAAAAAGAGATCCGAGTTTTCGGGATCGTAAGCGACTCCGAAGAAAAAGACCGCATTCATAAAGCGGATGAATTGATGGGAAAATTCCTGATCGATTTTATCCGACAAAACTTTCCAAACGACTCCATTATTTCAGAAGATTATTTCAAACATGAAGGAAGCAATTCTTTCCGTTGGGTTCTGGATCCGATCGACGGATCTATGAACTTTGTAAGAGGAATCCCTCTTTATTGTGTGTCTGTTGGTTTAGAACATAGAGAAACTCCTGTCGCAGGGGTTGTATTCGCACCTGAGTTGGACACACGTTATTCCGCAATTTTAAGCCAAGGTGCATTCAAAAACGGACTCAGAATTGATGTTTCTAACACGGACGCGCTTGCAAGATCGCTTTTAGTATCCAGTTTTCCTACAAATAGAAAGGAAATTTTGAACGAGGTTATCTCCGACATCACTGCATTTATCAGCTGCGGTAGATCCATGAGAAGAACAGGATCTTTTGTTTTAGATACATGTTGGGTTGCGGAAGGTGTGCTCGACGGTATATGGGAGAAGGGCGTAAAACTCTGGGATACGGTTGCAAGCTCCGTGATCTTAACGGAAGCAGGCGGAAAACTCACTGACTTTCAAGGAAAACACTTCTTATCCGGTCAGGCAGAAGTAGTAGCTTCCAATGGAAGGATCCATAAGCAGATCATCGACATTCTCCGAAATGTTCGGATCTCCATCGGAAGAAATTAA
- a CDS encoding beta-galactosidase, which produces MIFGADYYPEQWTPKDWEEDIRIMKNMGLTRVRLAEFSWALVEPKEGLFDFSFWKKMLDLFHKHKMDVILGTPTATFPPWLAKKYPDVLQVRDGVLRNIGTRRQACFSSPNYKKAVVRVVTKMAQTLGNHPAVIGWQIDNEIGHEGSDIDHSETSLKAFRLWLKSKYKTIQNLNDTWGSIFWGVIFNDWNEIPLPGPHVSAGFNPSMIQDFYRFHSDTIVDFVKLQSDIVRKFSPNRKLTTNLYPSPFLPVIDMSELFTHLDYVSWDNYPTWGDQEEPFPHPFISAMHQYNRGLKDLPFTVMEQISGFQGHDTLGYLPAPGQIQLWMKQAIVQGAEQIVFFRYRTARFGQEQLCYGILDHDKSLTDRYLELQKGISEILPEAKDFVSEHFNADIAVLHDIENARNFKHQPISSGLKHSPVPFAQVGYDIEMATWFAGLNILNVNTHFLPISKTNFSKYKVLVLPLYAMVDDLIVKKLEQFVREGGVLVLGYRAGLKDKNSWMLDSQVPGPFSEMAGVNVRKFEAVGNRNVTFRFRVLPGTCSKICEILEPTTAKVWARYSDNKKFYKGKPVITCNRFGKGSVVYVGASLSPISFMLLYRRTLRMAGIPFTFYGPTVERSFRKGKSKDYEIFINHSGKKTLAGFKLLKPYEVRILPKTKK; this is translated from the coding sequence ATGATTTTCGGAGCTGATTATTATCCTGAACAATGGACTCCCAAAGATTGGGAAGAAGATATTCGGATCATGAAGAATATGGGACTAACTAGAGTCCGTCTCGCAGAGTTTTCTTGGGCCCTAGTCGAACCTAAAGAAGGGTTATTCGATTTTTCTTTTTGGAAGAAGATGTTGGATCTCTTTCATAAACATAAAATGGATGTGATCCTGGGAACTCCAACCGCCACATTTCCTCCTTGGCTTGCGAAAAAATATCCTGACGTTCTCCAAGTGAGAGATGGAGTTCTAAGAAATATAGGAACGAGAAGACAGGCATGTTTCTCTTCTCCGAATTATAAAAAAGCTGTGGTTCGGGTCGTGACTAAGATGGCCCAAACATTAGGAAATCATCCTGCCGTAATCGGCTGGCAAATAGATAATGAGATCGGTCATGAAGGATCAGATATTGATCATTCAGAAACTTCTCTCAAGGCATTTCGTCTTTGGCTGAAATCAAAATACAAAACGATCCAAAACCTGAACGATACTTGGGGAAGTATTTTTTGGGGAGTGATCTTCAATGATTGGAATGAGATCCCACTTCCAGGTCCTCATGTGAGTGCCGGCTTTAATCCTTCTATGATCCAAGACTTTTACAGATTCCATTCGGATACTATCGTGGATTTTGTAAAATTGCAGTCGGACATTGTGAGAAAATTTTCTCCTAATAGAAAACTCACTACGAATTTATATCCAAGTCCTTTTCTTCCTGTGATTGATATGAGCGAATTATTCACTCATTTAGATTACGTATCATGGGACAATTATCCAACCTGGGGAGACCAAGAAGAACCTTTCCCTCATCCATTCATCTCTGCAATGCATCAATACAATCGTGGTTTGAAAGATCTTCCGTTTACTGTGATGGAACAAATTTCAGGATTTCAAGGACATGATACTTTAGGTTATCTTCCCGCTCCAGGTCAGATACAACTTTGGATGAAGCAAGCAATCGTACAAGGAGCCGAGCAAATCGTATTTTTCAGATATAGAACTGCAAGATTCGGACAAGAACAACTTTGCTATGGGATTTTAGACCACGATAAATCTCTGACCGATAGATACCTTGAATTGCAAAAAGGTATCTCTGAGATCTTACCGGAAGCGAAGGACTTTGTCTCTGAACATTTTAATGCTGATATTGCCGTTCTTCATGATATTGAGAACGCAAGAAATTTCAAACACCAACCTATTTCTTCCGGTTTAAAACATAGTCCTGTTCCTTTTGCGCAGGTCGGCTATGATATCGAGATGGCAACTTGGTTTGCAGGTCTCAACATTCTAAATGTAAATACTCACTTCTTACCCATCTCCAAAACCAACTTTTCCAAATACAAAGTTTTGGTCCTTCCCCTTTATGCAATGGTAGATGATCTCATTGTTAAAAAATTAGAGCAATTCGTTAGAGAGGGAGGTGTTTTAGTTTTAGGATATAGAGCAGGCTTGAAGGATAAAAATTCATGGATGTTGGACTCTCAGGTGCCTGGTCCATTCTCCGAAATGGCTGGTGTAAACGTGAGAAAGTTTGAAGCAGTAGGAAATCGAAACGTTACCTTCCGATTCAGGGTTTTACCTGGAACTTGCTCCAAAATTTGTGAGATCCTGGAACCTACTACGGCCAAAGTTTGGGCAAGATATTCCGATAATAAGAAATTTTATAAAGGAAAACCTGTCATAACTTGTAATCGATTCGGAAAAGGATCTGTCGTATACGTTGGAGCGAGTCTGAGTCCGATCTCGTTTATGCTATTGTACAGAAGAACGTTAAGAATGGCAGGCATCCCATTTACTTTTTACGGGCCAACAGTAGAGCGCAGTTTTAGAAAGGGAAAGTCCAAAGACTACGAAATTTTTATCAATCATTCCGGTAAGAAGACTCTTGCAGGTTTCAAGCTACTCAAACCATACGAGGTGAGGATCCTGCCTAAAACGAAAAAATGA
- a CDS encoding LIC_10030 family protein has translation MKLNEVKELNRLLQNHSNGKNKENSIYVDNLHTSFVEFEEKFILPSTSVFEIEFSAAESFLKSILHLAPELVADSLVLPEPRPKRDIDRLFLIKPFYTEGEIFRENSPEVWKERLPPFAIVTSFHVMHLGGAPKEDIYAQASQGKTMSVYTKRAYFSSRVIPLDSLTVLEGAVIDFTAKKYQESDFMVQISRDTFEGVRHTYSEIFDEVDYSKQISFIHESLGITPTDWTLGKIFAPLAVEYLTLTARFLDPSLDKIAKDFNSFHQVVDLLLRPGSMTLEESARNSFFAWLRSHKSERIISPSGNMAWKILRV, from the coding sequence ATGAAGCTGAATGAAGTTAAAGAATTAAATAGGCTCTTACAGAATCATTCGAATGGAAAGAATAAGGAAAACTCCATTTACGTGGATAATCTTCATACTTCCTTCGTTGAATTCGAAGAAAAGTTTATTCTACCTTCTACTTCCGTTTTCGAAATAGAGTTTAGCGCTGCAGAAAGTTTTCTGAAATCTATTCTTCATCTTGCTCCGGAGTTAGTTGCAGATTCGCTCGTTCTTCCGGAACCCAGACCAAAAAGAGATATTGATCGTTTGTTTCTGATCAAACCGTTTTATACGGAAGGAGAAATATTCAGAGAAAATTCTCCGGAAGTATGGAAAGAACGACTCCCTCCATTTGCAATCGTTACCAGCTTTCATGTGATGCATCTCGGTGGAGCACCTAAGGAAGATATTTATGCCCAAGCTTCTCAAGGGAAAACTATGTCCGTTTACACCAAAAGGGCTTACTTTTCTTCCAGAGTAATTCCTCTGGATTCTCTTACTGTGTTAGAAGGTGCAGTGATTGACTTTACCGCTAAGAAGTACCAAGAGTCGGACTTCATGGTTCAGATCTCCAGAGATACTTTCGAAGGAGTAAGGCATACTTATTCTGAAATTTTTGATGAGGTAGACTACTCGAAGCAGATAAGCTTTATCCATGAGTCCTTGGGGATCACTCCTACAGACTGGACCCTCGGAAAAATATTCGCTCCTTTAGCGGTGGAATACCTAACCCTGACCGCCAGATTTTTGGATCCTTCCCTAGATAAGATCGCAAAGGATTTTAATTCGTTTCACCAAGTAGTTGATCTTTTGTTAAGACCAGGCAGCATGACCTTAGAAGAATCTGCCCGAAATTCATTCTTCGCTTGGCTCCGATCTCATAAGTCGGAGAGGATCATTTCCCCCTCGGGAAACATGGCCTGGAAAATTTTACGGGTATAA
- the tsaB gene encoding tRNA (adenosine(37)-N6)-threonylcarbamoyltransferase complex dimerization subunit type 1 TsaB has protein sequence MTKILFFDATNSWILVGCYLKTDDGNLEKLSEYRELHNRESSLLLIKEISNCLKVSDWEKPDIIVTATGPGSFTGIRISVATARNFSQIWNIPVLGIDSLELYTCQYYAESESPVCVGIEAKQGKIYFGLRDSRGYWGTLDIAPDMIPETIPEDRIGSYLTGIKFSDSPEFFAGTNMKESLPSPEASLLEKSSEIKKALSKPEDHSYLQLVPNYLRGTYADDKPKVYYT, from the coding sequence ATGACAAAAATATTATTCTTCGATGCTACCAACTCTTGGATCTTAGTGGGATGTTATCTTAAAACGGATGACGGCAATCTGGAAAAACTTTCCGAGTACAGAGAATTACATAATAGAGAATCTTCTCTCTTGCTCATTAAAGAAATTTCCAATTGTTTGAAGGTATCCGATTGGGAAAAACCTGATATAATAGTGACTGCAACCGGTCCCGGGTCTTTTACTGGGATCAGGATCTCCGTGGCTACTGCACGGAACTTTTCACAGATCTGGAATATTCCGGTTTTGGGAATTGATAGTTTAGAATTGTACACCTGCCAGTATTATGCGGAATCCGAATCTCCCGTCTGTGTAGGAATTGAAGCGAAACAAGGGAAAATCTATTTCGGTCTAAGAGACTCCAGAGGATATTGGGGCACCTTGGACATTGCTCCGGATATGATTCCGGAAACCATCCCGGAAGATAGGATAGGCTCTTATCTTACAGGAATTAAGTTCAGCGACTCTCCCGAATTTTTTGCGGGAACAAATATGAAAGAAAGTCTTCCTTCACCGGAAGCGAGTTTATTGGAGAAGTCTAGCGAGATCAAAAAGGCATTATCTAAGCCGGAAGATCATTCGTATTTGCAATTGGTTCCGAATTATCTAAGAGGAACTTACGCTGACGACAAGCCTAAGGTATATTATACATGA
- a CDS encoding ribonuclease R family protein, which produces MTQKKKLVKQIQTKKKTKTKENIEKDKRSIPKESKDNDLRKKLREAKEKVSKRKKDHKSSRSSELEVFPVEKKVKTPAPPPLPSSHKKEKEFKAPKFKKEFKPESHVPASKPKFYDKKFGSHDWERENEPGRKLLKFFRSKAGKVLSMQEIYSKFIAHAGQKKGFRREKWEAQEQKRSAEEILIFFEKEGLIEIQKKNIIVRPNQTLSGTISLSKKGDGFVKLTTGTEVFVPGQYTSSAIQGDLVEILPTGIGRKGKLEGEVVSILRRGRELYRMKVTEKDYKFIIGTFLDMEGDLKEGFLPRKTLLQDLQDEINIGDVLIVTLKHDSDHEKNLYEAHFVRFESDTKEDTDLMRMLMKYNYTILYPEEIKLEELPDEVDESTVNNWNSRVDLRQLKSITIDGEYSKDFDDAISFIDEGKKIRFYVHIADVSHYVQPGSALDVEAYSRATSVYLGSRVVPMLPPELSENLCSLVAKKNRLAFTVEMEADWSGTIFHAKFYKSIIRVEERYTYNRAEEEIKSGDPKNWIFQMMKFADILRKRRLNSGRVDLNLKETKVVTDSEHNVIEIKPVDRLQAHILIEEFMLSANIKVAEYIRKKERPTLYRVHEPMDVEKLEMLNSFLRLNGVKAQLQDITYESIRNVLQVIEGSPAERLFNISLLRSFMQAYYSGEYLGHWGLGFKDYCHFTSPIRRYPDLVCHRVLESILLSDQEPYSEEDIKVMGLHTSHEERKATDSERDYYKLKACRFLEKTGIKEFSATLVGFKAAVAFVELNNPPVEAIIPAIEFTDEGELQAETDFTFYSKKYTKQYSLGETFPVELDRIDFEEIKIYVKMKKFQKKG; this is translated from the coding sequence ATGACACAAAAAAAGAAATTAGTTAAACAAATACAAACAAAGAAAAAAACAAAAACCAAAGAGAATATTGAAAAGGATAAACGATCCATTCCAAAAGAATCGAAAGATAATGATTTAAGAAAAAAACTCAGGGAAGCAAAGGAGAAGGTTTCTAAAAGGAAAAAAGATCATAAGTCTTCTCGCTCTTCAGAACTCGAAGTTTTTCCGGTGGAGAAAAAAGTAAAAACTCCAGCGCCGCCTCCACTCCCTTCTTCGCATAAAAAAGAAAAAGAATTTAAGGCTCCGAAATTTAAGAAAGAATTTAAACCGGAATCTCATGTTCCGGCATCAAAGCCCAAATTTTACGATAAAAAATTCGGAAGCCATGATTGGGAAAGAGAGAATGAGCCGGGCAGAAAACTTCTAAAATTTTTCCGTTCTAAAGCAGGAAAGGTCCTATCTATGCAAGAGATATACTCTAAGTTCATAGCACATGCGGGGCAGAAAAAAGGTTTTAGAAGAGAAAAATGGGAAGCCCAAGAACAAAAACGTTCTGCAGAGGAAATTTTGATCTTTTTCGAGAAAGAAGGTCTGATAGAGATCCAGAAAAAGAATATCATTGTTCGCCCTAACCAAACCTTAAGTGGAACCATATCCTTAAGTAAAAAAGGAGACGGCTTCGTAAAGCTGACTACCGGAACCGAAGTATTTGTTCCCGGTCAATACACTTCTTCTGCAATCCAGGGAGACCTCGTGGAAATTCTTCCCACAGGTATCGGCCGCAAAGGAAAATTAGAAGGCGAAGTTGTCTCAATTCTGCGTAGAGGCCGTGAACTTTATAGAATGAAGGTCACTGAGAAAGATTATAAATTTATAATCGGGACTTTCTTAGATATGGAAGGAGATCTGAAAGAAGGGTTCCTTCCACGTAAAACATTACTCCAAGATCTACAAGATGAGATCAATATTGGCGATGTTTTGATCGTAACCTTGAAACACGATTCTGATCACGAAAAAAATCTATACGAAGCACACTTTGTCCGTTTCGAGTCGGATACTAAAGAAGACACGGATCTGATGAGAATGCTGATGAAGTACAATTATACAATCCTCTATCCTGAGGAAATAAAATTGGAAGAACTTCCCGACGAAGTAGACGAATCCACAGTGAACAATTGGAACTCTAGAGTGGATTTGAGGCAGCTCAAATCTATCACAATAGATGGAGAATATTCCAAGGACTTTGACGATGCGATTTCCTTCATAGATGAGGGTAAGAAGATCAGGTTTTACGTTCATATTGCAGATGTTTCTCATTATGTACAACCAGGCTCTGCTCTGGACGTGGAGGCCTATTCTAGAGCAACTTCCGTGTATTTGGGAAGTAGAGTGGTTCCTATGCTTCCACCTGAACTTTCCGAAAATCTTTGTAGTCTTGTGGCTAAAAAGAACCGACTCGCATTCACAGTGGAGATGGAAGCAGATTGGAGCGGAACTATCTTCCATGCAAAATTTTATAAATCCATAATCCGCGTAGAGGAAAGATATACTTACAATCGGGCAGAAGAAGAGATTAAATCCGGAGATCCGAAGAATTGGATCTTTCAGATGATGAAATTTGCGGACATTCTTAGAAAGAGAAGATTGAACTCTGGAAGAGTCGATCTGAATCTGAAAGAGACCAAGGTGGTTACCGACTCAGAACACAATGTAATTGAGATCAAACCTGTGGATAGACTGCAGGCTCATATCTTGATCGAAGAATTTATGCTCTCCGCAAACATCAAAGTCGCCGAATATATTCGCAAAAAAGAAAGACCTACTCTCTATCGTGTTCATGAACCGATGGATGTAGAAAAACTGGAAATGTTAAATTCCTTTCTAAGATTGAACGGGGTCAAAGCGCAATTGCAGGATATAACTTACGAATCCATTCGCAATGTCTTGCAAGTGATAGAAGGAAGTCCCGCCGAACGTCTCTTTAATATTTCTCTTTTGAGAAGTTTTATGCAGGCTTATTATTCAGGCGAATATCTGGGACATTGGGGATTGGGTTTCAAAGATTATTGTCATTTCACTTCTCCCATTCGTCGATATCCCGATTTGGTCTGTCATAGAGTTTTAGAAAGTATTCTACTCTCCGATCAGGAACCTTATTCCGAAGAGGATATTAAAGTAATGGGTCTTCACACTTCTCATGAAGAGAGGAAGGCGACGGATTCTGAAAGGGATTATTATAAACTGAAGGCCTGTAGGTTTTTGGAAAAAACAGGGATCAAGGAATTCTCTGCAACTCTTGTAGGATTTAAAGCAGCGGTTGCATTTGTAGAATTGAACAATCCTCCGGTGGAAGCGATCATTCCTGCAATAGAATTTACTGACGAAGGTGAGCTGCAAGCAGAGACGGATTTCACATTCTATTCTAAAAAATATACCAAACAATATTCGTTAGGTGAAACCTTTCCTGTTGAATTAGATAGAATTGATTTTGAAGAAATCAAAATTTACGTGAAGATGAAAAAATTCCAAAAGAAAGGATAG
- a CDS encoding GMC family oxidoreductase, translating into MGAIPEANYKIITPEKHESLIKENGIKDGVWKLQAEAVIIGSGAGGAVVAATLAKAGWKVVLIEEGGYFTPAKFTGDEFLSQARLYRDAGFIIAEEQTLSILQGRTVGGSTTINWQTSLYPPDYVTNEWDSRFGWKGYGRQEMDAYISEVHERIGVHEVPQNLINSNNNTLMKGGKALGLHPEVLKNNNRGCIGLGRCGLGCPINAKQSAFLTWIPDAIEAGAIVISNMRAQYIQDGDIKTVVAEFTPDPYEKAPNNVLEKVLIDAPVVIVSAGAIEGPALLQRSGLGNDWVGRNLKVHPTSTNFAIFDETINMFSGPPQSAVIKDGHNQDNTGYGYWLEVAPFRPTLASSLIPFYGQRQFDAMKKYPNMSAGIVLVRDGADGEANASVKWSLGRRKVYFEITPTDGKNLLKGLKALAEVQVAAGAKAIIFPFPDVEEPIAVDKNSKFDWILDKSIEPGKIAIGSAHPHGSIQAAQSPDLGAVDMDFQLYGHKNIFVMDASVYPTGLSVNPQITTMSVNLRAARALAQRKAEVLGNK; encoded by the coding sequence ATGGGAGCGATTCCTGAAGCAAATTATAAGATCATTACTCCGGAAAAACATGAATCTTTGATCAAAGAAAACGGGATCAAAGACGGAGTTTGGAAATTACAAGCAGAAGCGGTCATCATCGGTTCGGGAGCGGGAGGGGCAGTTGTTGCTGCCACTCTAGCTAAAGCAGGATGGAAAGTTGTCCTGATCGAAGAAGGCGGATATTTCACTCCTGCAAAATTCACCGGGGATGAATTCCTTTCTCAAGCAAGATTATATAGAGATGCGGGATTTATCATTGCTGAAGAGCAGACTCTTTCCATCTTACAAGGTAGAACCGTCGGAGGTTCTACTACCATAAACTGGCAAACTTCTCTTTATCCTCCTGATTATGTGACCAACGAATGGGATTCCCGTTTCGGTTGGAAAGGATACGGAAGACAGGAAATGGACGCTTATATTTCAGAAGTCCACGAGAGAATTGGAGTCCACGAAGTTCCTCAAAACTTGATCAACTCGAACAATAACACCTTAATGAAAGGTGGGAAAGCTTTAGGTCTACACCCTGAAGTATTAAAGAATAATAATAGAGGATGTATAGGACTTGGTCGTTGCGGTTTGGGTTGTCCTATTAATGCAAAACAATCGGCATTCTTAACTTGGATACCTGACGCAATCGAAGCAGGTGCTATTGTAATCTCGAATATGAGAGCGCAATACATCCAGGATGGAGATATTAAAACTGTAGTTGCCGAATTTACTCCTGATCCTTATGAAAAAGCGCCAAACAATGTTTTGGAAAAAGTATTGATCGACGCTCCAGTTGTTATAGTAAGTGCAGGTGCGATAGAAGGTCCTGCATTACTGCAAAGATCCGGACTAGGAAACGATTGGGTGGGAAGAAATTTAAAAGTCCATCCTACAAGTACAAACTTTGCTATCTTTGATGAGACGATTAACATGTTCTCCGGACCTCCCCAATCTGCAGTGATCAAAGACGGCCATAACCAGGACAATACTGGTTATGGCTATTGGTTAGAAGTAGCTCCATTCCGTCCTACCTTAGCAAGTTCTCTTATTCCTTTTTATGGACAGAGACAATTCGATGCTATGAAAAAGTATCCGAATATGAGTGCTGGGATTGTGCTTGTTCGCGACGGAGCAGACGGAGAAGCAAATGCTTCCGTGAAATGGTCTTTAGGAAGAAGAAAAGTTTATTTCGAGATCACTCCTACTGACGGTAAAAATCTACTCAAAGGTTTGAAAGCTCTCGCAGAAGTGCAAGTTGCTGCAGGTGCAAAGGCGATCATATTCCCATTCCCTGATGTAGAAGAACCGATCGCAGTAGATAAAAATTCCAAGTTTGACTGGATCTTAGACAAGAGTATCGAGCCTGGAAAGATCGCAATCGGTTCCGCTCACCCTCATGGTTCTATTCAAGCTGCTCAGTCACCCGACCTAGGTGCGGTGGATATGGACTTCCAACTCTATGGTCATAAGAATATTTTCGTAATGGATGCTTCTGTATATCCTACAGGATTATCCGTAAATCCTCAAATTACGACAATGAGCGTGAATCTGAGAGCCGCAAGAGCCTTAGCTCAAAGAAAGGCAGAGGTTTTAGGAAATAAATAA
- the tsaE gene encoding tRNA (adenosine(37)-N6)-threonylcarbamoyltransferase complex ATPase subunit type 1 TsaE — translation MSGRFENLTLDSIDIPVSKLAGIVAAVWKEGKFPLLLLSGKMGSGKTTFVSKLVKALLDHLKPGLDKSNLFVNSPTYTLMNEYSFPGIQNQSGDPLEIFHFDLYRIGSSEEVSDLGFEEYWNGKGISLIEWWEKAEPEFKERKFRVKINMEEADEDTRNLQIQFLGEEWRRPDLQIESFLKSEKIL, via the coding sequence ATGTCAGGACGGTTTGAAAATCTTACCTTAGATTCTATCGATATTCCTGTCTCGAAACTTGCAGGGATTGTCGCGGCTGTCTGGAAAGAGGGAAAATTTCCCCTACTTCTTCTTTCCGGAAAAATGGGCTCAGGCAAAACCACATTCGTTTCTAAACTTGTGAAGGCTTTGTTGGATCATTTGAAACCTGGATTGGATAAATCCAATCTATTTGTAAATTCTCCTACTTATACTTTGATGAATGAGTATTCTTTTCCAGGAATCCAAAACCAATCGGGAGATCCATTAGAGATCTTTCATTTTGATCTATATCGGATCGGTTCTTCGGAAGAAGTTTCTGACTTGGGTTTTGAAGAATATTGGAACGGCAAAGGGATTTCTCTGATAGAATGGTGGGAAAAAGCGGAACCTGAATTTAAAGAGAGAAAATTCCGTGTTAAAATTAATATGGAAGAAGCTGACGAAGATACTAGAAATCTGCAGATCCAATTTTTAGGAGAAGAATGGAGAAGGCCCGATCTACAGATTGAATCTTTCCTGAAGTCGGAGAAAATCCTATGA
- a CDS encoding c-type cytochrome — protein MNPFQIDRSGSEKGGNHRLSFFSFLLLAFLLSVFSFCKESKPLSPEAEAGRGLYMANCIACHNANPKLDGAVGPSVGNSSYELLEARMRGEYPPGYVPKRQSTAMTRFNFAEAQIRSLEEFLKQ, from the coding sequence ATGAATCCATTCCAAATCGATCGGAGTGGAAGCGAGAAGGGCGGTAATCACCGCCTTTCTTTTTTTAGCTTCCTACTCTTAGCTTTTTTATTATCTGTATTCTCTTTCTGTAAAGAATCCAAACCGCTTTCTCCGGAAGCAGAAGCTGGTAGAGGATTGTATATGGCAAACTGTATTGCCTGTCATAATGCAAACCCGAAACTCGATGGAGCCGTTGGTCCTTCTGTCGGAAATTCTTCTTATGAATTATTGGAAGCGAGAATGAGAGGAGAATATCCTCCAGGATACGTTCCTAAACGTCAGAGTACTGCAATGACCCGTTTTAATTTTGCGGAAGCTCAGATAAGATCTTTAGAAGAGTTTTTGAAACAGTAA
- a CDS encoding Hsp33 family molecular chaperone HslO — MENHDIYHYGILPDVHFRFSSAEISYAVTAASNLHGFDDAGTELLARTMLAAFFLADLVKEDTKVSVQIRFYDDTEIHSVLAYSTRDGKLKATLRHRPEEDIESGQISEENLGILKVFRWKDGECIYQSIVPFRNQSFEANIENYLRDSEQVPSFLVAYIKLEGLHWRIKGLFLQALPEARQEHIDAVRELAGKLEEEKSKVYEGTVSQALEILQSSWNTKFEILETGRPEYRCDCSEEKIKELIQNLGKEEAMDIAEEQGQIEVTCEFCNSIYRFPKAQVLELF, encoded by the coding sequence ATGGAAAATCACGACATATACCATTATGGGATTCTTCCCGACGTTCATTTCCGTTTTTCCTCAGCCGAAATTTCCTACGCAGTAACAGCAGCGTCTAACTTACACGGTTTCGACGATGCGGGGACAGAGCTTCTGGCAAGGACAATGCTTGCTGCATTCTTCTTAGCGGATCTAGTAAAAGAAGACACAAAAGTAAGCGTTCAAATTCGCTTTTACGACGACACAGAGATACATTCGGTTCTAGCCTATAGTACTCGTGATGGAAAATTAAAGGCGACACTAAGACACCGTCCGGAAGAAGATATCGAATCCGGACAGATCTCCGAGGAAAATTTAGGGATCTTAAAAGTATTCCGTTGGAAAGACGGAGAATGTATCTATCAATCTATCGTTCCTTTTAGGAACCAAAGTTTCGAAGCAAACATTGAAAACTATCTGAGAGACTCGGAGCAGGTTCCTTCCTTTTTAGTAGCTTATATTAAATTGGAAGGTTTGCACTGGAGGATCAAAGGTCTATTCTTACAGGCATTGCCGGAAGCAAGACAGGAACATATAGATGCAGTAAGAGAATTAGCGGGAAAACTTGAAGAAGAAAAATCCAAAGTTTACGAAGGAACTGTTTCGCAAGCATTAGAAATTCTGCAATCATCTTGGAATACAAAATTCGAGATCTTAGAAACGGGAAGACCTGAATACAGATGCGATTGTTCCGAAGAGAAGATCAAGGAACTCATTCAAAATTTAGGAAAAGAAGAAGCAATGGATATCGCAGAAGAGCAAGGACAGATCGAAGTCACCTGCGAATTCTGTAATTCTATTTATAGATTTCCAAAGGCACAGGTCTTAGAGTTATTTTAG